The sequence TACTATATCATGAAACATTCAAATTAGAAACTCAATATGATAATTAAAATCCAATCATAGATCTTCAATTAATATCGGACAAAAAAAACCACATCAACATCAACACcaacaataataatatttaatccAAGTAATATCGATGAAAAATCACAACTTATTTGTCCAACCAACTTCTTTCATTGAATCGTGAATTTGAAAACTAGCTGAAAATTGGTTTGGGTGCAATGCTTTGAGGAAATGATTTTGGTGAAGATGAAAATCATGAATCCAACACTTTCATATTCTAAGATCTGCAACTCGGTTTTGAGGAAATCGTGTTGCTTCAAGTGAAAATCATAAATTTGAATTTgagaaaattgttttgattCACGTGAAAATCGTGATTTTAAGTTTAGAATCCgtaaaacattttctttctattcCTTTTTACTAATCTTTTTGGTAAACGGGGAAGGTTCAAGGTCCTggaaacagaaaaaaaataacataacaAAAACAGAAACCAGAAGCCAAACCAAGAACGAATAAGTCTGCTTAGAGCTAATTCCTGATATTTATTAGAGAGGATCCTTTTAGCGTTACTAATCCTTATGGTAATTGAATGTCAGTTTGCAATCTAAAGTGTTGAAATCCCAAACCTATTATCCCAAACCTAGTGAATGTTATTTCATTGTTACTAAGAGGGACTTGGTTCTTGTCACTTAATTTGGTttgttaacaaaaaaaataacaaccTTTATATTTTTGAATAAATATTCACACATTGGAAAGTGGTCATCACTACCATCACACAATAAGAGAGTGGCTTTCACTACCATCACTAGAAGAGTGTGACGTATGATAAAGCGTACGGAGAAAGTTACTTTATAGTGGCTAAATTCCTCTcaaatcttttttatttatttttgcttttattttttactCCTCAAACTTTGTGAAGTAACAAAGAGCCCAGTGAAATGTTATTTTTGAGTCTAACTTGTATCTAGGTGGCATCACTTTAGTGTTACCACCGTTAGAGATACTCTTAGTAGCAGAATTCATATTTAAACAAACAATTCCTTGTTTGTGGCCTTTGAGTGTTGTTACCAATTCAAAAGGATTGGCTTCAAAGCATTAGTTGCTCCAGTCAAGAGCTTATCATTATTAACTTGGCCCAAATAAAACCCAGAAACCCGAACAATCACAATTACATTCTCATTTTTAAGATTCCAACGGTTAATCAGTTAACCATGTATTAATGGTTAAGCTGATCAAGTATTTATATTAGTGATGCACAATTTAATAATCGAATTCAACATCTAtctctttgttttttacaaagtaaataATTAGAGAATTCTCTTTTCACTAAAGTAAATCTTATTTAGTATCATTAGGTTATATAGATTTTAGTAAGTTGTCATGTAATACACTTTGTAAACAGAGGCGGAGACAAGGGGGTCGGGTCCCTCCTACCGTCAGAATCACCATGACTATGAAATTTGAGGCTGTGGTGGTTCCGACCCCGTGTTTCTAAGAAATAATAATCAAGCGTTAAATTAGCACCTCAAAATTGGCCCAGATTCTGTTAGGccatctctaaatccaaaattctaattttttttttcctgtcACATCTTCTttgaatccaaatttctatttcttttttgtCTGTTAGGTctttcttaaatccaaatttctaattttctttttcctattAGGGTCtcctcaattttttttacatgttcaaAATTTTATACACAATATAGCTTAACTTTGAAAAACATTGGTACTTACAAATTGGTTCTACTACTTTGATTATAACACGGATATATACGGAaatttttttgaacaaattcaatttaacaaaaaaatttctTTTACACACCTCGTGTAAAATTGGCACCCCAACCGAACAATCTTGTATTCGTTACTGTTTGTAATAACTACTGAAAGGAAGATTTTAAAGTAATATCAGTGATTGGTGTCTAAGAAATAAGATTATATAATGTAACTAGATCAACTTTATTATGTATTTAACAAGGGcacaaaaaagtaaataaaaacaaaatgtaCTAATGCCTATATGTCGCAAAAAGAATAAGATATAATCAGAGAAAGAGCAAATAAATGGTAGAAATATATGTAGTCTAAAACAAAGCTAAGATAAGGGTCATTATTATAATGTTAACAGAGAAACCAGCAAGATGAAGAGATGAAGCAGAAGTAAAAGGGGGAGGTGCAGCTGTAGGGCCGTCTGTGACTGGGCTGCTGCTCGATGGAGCTCCACTGTCTGTGCCGGAAGCCACCACGGTGATAGCCAGCTGTTGACCCAAGATGCAGTGGCCTGGATATGTGGATGTGAAGAAATAATCACCACTAGCATTTAGTAACACTTTTGTTGGGCTTGTTAACCATTTTTGGATGGTGCTATTGGTGTTGCAGCTCTCGTAGCCATCTTTGCTCACCAGGGCAACATCTTCTACTCCATTCACAAAATTGAAAACTGCACAACAATCAAATTTTAACTTCCTTAGAGAGGGAACACATCTAATAATTTGAACCATATATTATCTTGACGGTAACCaacagttgcgttcacatggatCCTGATGGCCACGTAAATTtaatcattcaccgttagatctaggcagattaaatataagccttaggtctccaccttaggattttaatccgcctagatctaacggtgaatgaccaaatttatgtgatcatcagggtccatgtgaacacaaCTGCCGTAACCAATTGATGGGTTGAATATAGGTTAGAGGCCTAATTGCTGAATTTAAAAAGTTAGTAACCTAATTCAATTTGAGTAGTTTATAATTACCTAGTGTGTCTCCAACAATGAAAGTCTTGTTATAAGCCCAAGCCATGTAAGCAAGTGAACCCCCTGGAGGCACTATCCACCCCAACCCATCACCCACACTGTAGCTCATAGGATAATCAGGACGCATATGTGGGCGATGATGAGGAACCGGAACAGGAACAGGACCAGGAGCAGGATAAGGTCCACCACCTGGAATCACATAAATAGCTAACCTTTGCCCTAAAAAACAGTGTTTGTCCATTGTTGAAATAAAGAAATATTCCCCACTTGTATTCAAAGTAATATTTACTGGACCACTTGTTGTAACAGATATAAAATCTGTTGAATTGCATTTTAAAAATGCTTCTTTTGATACCCTTGCAACATCTTGCACCCCACTTGTGAAATTGAACActacaatttaaaaaaaaaaaagtttagttACAACAGCAAAATGAAATTATTCAAGTTAATTATACTACAGTGTAAGTATACATACAGAGAACATCACCAACGGTGAAAATATGAACAGCGGCCCAGGTAGCGTAAAAAAGGTCACCGCCGGGAGGTACTAGCCATCCTAAGTCATCGCCGACGACAAATGTTTTTGCTGCAGTAGAATGCACAAGTGAAGCAGCAACTGCAATAGCCAAAATGAGTATACTTGATATTTTACTCATTTTGTTGAATTGATATAGCTGTAGCTTAACTTGGTGGTGATCAATTAATTTATAGTCATGATGTCTGTTTAGATTTCGgtatcaaaattaaaatatagttACATTTGAAAGagtatgttttttaaaatataaaaaggaTGAATTCGAAGAAGTTTTTGGTCTTTGACAAATTCAACTGAGATGTATGTAGAAGctagaaattttgaaaaattgtgAAATTTGTTTGTTGGTAATAAGGGTCAATAATTAACAATGGAAAAATGTGGGGTGATAAAGATGGAAACTAATACAATTTACTTGAGGACTTTTTGTTGGTAATAAGGgtcaattaataataaaaaaataatgtgGGGGTGATAAAGATAGAAACTACTAATACAATTTACTTGAGGACTTTTTGTTTTATTGGCTACACAAATTTGTTACTCCAATTTTTAATTGCAATGTAAAAGGAATACTCAAAGCATAACTCCCCAATTGTCAATTCAATTTTCctgttttgaaaatttctaaTATCAATTTATTTCTAGGTTATATATTGTATTTAATTTGAGAAAATGGTATAAGGAAAATTCTTATATATTGTACACCTAATACATTACCAACTCCTGAACTTGTTCATAATAATAGATTGgcttcctgaactttgcaagtgtctcattagctccctaaacttgtttatttcgtatcactaACTCCCTAAACctgtccataaaaatttattagatccatgaactttgcaaatgtctcaccagctctctaaacttgtttattccgtaacaactaaatataaaaatcataatactaacCAGGAGTTACccataatatctaaaattgtgcaattttacccttaacattagTAGCCAAtagcaaatttataaatttataaatttggtgaatttttttgtccaattcgtacaaaagtcagtatattttttatttatttattttcacatcccaacatatgtttgtgatttgttactgatacaATGaagcatgtgtgaagtgtagatgacaagatttacgcccaagacagtttgatgaattatttctcaaattaactcaatttatcaatgttaggggtaaaatttctcttagcttccaatgttagggataaaattgcatcattttagacgttagtggtaaaattactccttacccaaaatgttaggggtatttttgcacattaatccgagttagtattatagtttttgtatttagttgttacagaataagcaagtttagggagctggtagatacttgcaaagttcagggagctaatcaatttttatggacaagtttacggagctggtgatacgaaataagcaagtttagagaggtGGTGAGATActtataaaattaaagaaactaatctactattatggacacgTTTAGAAAGCTcgtaatgtattaagcctatattattTAGTTTGGATTTTTAGGCCCTATAGAGACTAGTTAACTAGAAAGCGTGGATTCAAGCtacatctatttatttatttcaaatcgGCATGCTGCTTGTATTTTTTATAGACAtgcaatttattaaaattaatatattatttaaccaacatggttttgttttttgtttttttaaatattttgaaggaatttttttttaaataaactaTTTTCTAGAAAAACGTAATATTATATCTTCAtcttctaaaaaataaaaataaaaaccctAGTAGCTCTCTAatttttggaatatttttagGAAAGTTCATCATCAATTTTCCTTGACtttttttatgcattttctGTTTGGTGAAATaccatatattttattttattattgaaGAACAGTTAAGATGCATGTGTCTTTCCTTTAAAGAGCCGTGCTAGATTgtgattaaatttataattaaataagatGTAACATTTTTCAACCTAGGCTAGGCTTCCAGAACATCATCTTTATAACTGCGACATCATGTTTCAATTATTAAAATATTCatttgtttgacatttttttcatatataattaTCTAAAAGTATAGAATCGTTCTTGTTGTTGGTGGTGAGTTTTCACTGACGTATTTCACAAGAAATCTGTGAAGTTTCTATTGCTTTATTAATTGGTATATATGTAATTAAAATgcttattaaattataaatagaaTGCACATTTTCTGAAAATCCAAAACAAGTTCaacatatactttttttttttttttttttttttttaatcaaagaatgaatttaattaattgaataagtATTCTTACAAAACGCTTCTAGTAACCAATCAGAGATATTAAATGAAAGAAACTCACTAGCATTGGAAAGGCCATGTCGTGCAACGACATGTGACACCCCGTTCGCTAGTCGAGGGATAAAAGACACTTTGAAATCGTGCCTGTTTCTTAAAATCAACCGACAATCTTCTATAATACTGCCGAAATCGGATAAGTCCTCGGCTGAGGAATTAACCTTAGCCACTACTTCTAATGCATCACATTCAAAATCCACATTTGAGCAATTAAGCGAGATTGACCAATTCATAGCTTCGCGAAGGGCCAAAGCTTCGACTAACCTCGGGTCTGCTGTAAATGGAAAAAGTAGACTACGGCATGCCATAAACGACCCATCTGAACTTCGTAGTACTGCCCCTGAACCACACGCATTCCCCTCTTGGAATATCGCGCCATCCGAATTACACTTCACCCGACCCGCCACAGGCGGCTGCCATCTTATCTGACCCGAACGCTGGACGTTGCTGCTCGATGTCTTCCGTTGCTGTTGAACTCGCCATTCATCAAGAAACCGTCGTGCTCCGTCCATTGCAGGTACGGGTAGCAAGAATTTCTGCTCCTAGATCAACAGGTTCCGTTGGTTCCATATGGTCCACATGGTGAGAGCAACACGGCTGGCGACGTCTGGGGATCCCGTAAGATAGACCTGCAAAATTGAATCAGACAAAAGTTCGAACCGGAAGAGGTTCAAATCAACTCGCATCACATTCCAACATTCTTGTGCGTAAACGCACCCTACGAACAGGTGGTAATCGTTTTCTGAATCATTATGGCAAAACGGACAGTGCGTCGAAATTGGAATCCTCCGAGAAGCAAGCCGGCTTCTAGTCGCCAGACAGCCCGAAACCACTTTCCACAGAAATGTCTTAATCTTTGGCGGCAGAAATAGGGCCCAAAGCTTAGACCACCCCGGAATACTCGGGATGTTCCTCTCCGCCTCCAATAGCGCCTGGTAGCCAGATTTGCTAGAGTACTGACCATTCCGTGTATAATTCCAGATCACCCGATCCTCAACTGATCGAACCGGGGGAATAATTTTGAGAACAGCCTCTGCTTCATTAATACCCATACAGCTCAACACCTTCCCTCTATCCCATACTTTCGAATTTGGGATAAACAGCTCCGCCACCACCATCTCGCTATCCACCCTCTCGTTAGCCGGTTGGATCTTAAAATTATTAATACCATTTACCCAGGGATCCTTCCAAACCTTAATAGATTCTCCATCCCCCACTCTCCACCGAATACCCCGGTTGAGGACAGGCATAGCCCTCCACACACTCCCCCAAACGAAGCTGGGATTATTGCCCAGTTTAGAGGAAAGGAAAGATACATTCGGAAAATACTTAGCTTTATAGAGTTTACTAACCATATTGTGTGGACTATTAATCATCTTCCAAGCCTGTTTACCCAACAGCGCCAAATTAAAACAACGAAGATCTCGGAAGCCCAACCCTCCTTTATCCTTGCTCAATGTTAGCTTTGACCAATCAAACCAGTGAATACTTCGCCTACCTTCtggtttcataccccaccagaATGAGTTAATTATTTTTTGCAGCTCCTCACACAGAGATTTAGGAAGGAGGAAAACACTCATACAGAAAGTGGGGAGAGCTTGGGCGACTGCCTTCACTAAGACCTCCTTGCCAGCAGATGATAAAAATCTGAAGGTCCAATTACTCAGCCTTTTGCGCAAACGATCttttaaaaaaccaaaaatctcAGATTTGGACCTACCAATTAGTGATGGCAGCCCAAGGTAACGTCCAGTATCCAGCGGTTGGGTGACCCTTAACATTCCACACAATGTTGTTCTCAAATCTGCACACACATTTGGGCTAAAGAATACTCCCGATTTCTGAAAATTGACTGCTTGCCCCGAGTCAGCTTCATATTCTGCCAAGATTTCAGTAATTTTTCTACATTCTGCTAGGGATGCCCTGAAAAACAAAAAGCTATCATCGGCGAAAAATAAATGAGAGACCACCGGCGCACCTCAAGCGATCAAACACCCATGTATCTGCCCTTGTTGCTCCACTGTGGAAATAAGCTTTGAGAGGACTTCAGCACATAATATGAACAAATAAGGAGACAAAGGGTCGCCCTGTCTGAGCCCTCTACTAGGACGGATAGGCCCCTCAAAAGAACCATTAACCGAAATAGAGTATTCAACTGACGTAACACAGAGCATTATCCACTCCACCCACCCTTCATCAAAACCCAACCTGAGCATTACTTCTTTTAGGAAGCCCCAATCGACCCTATCGTAGGCCTTGCTAATGTCTAGTTTCAGCGCAACCTCCCCGTCTCTGCCTCTGTTCTTACGTTTCATATGATGTAATGCTTCGAATGCAACCATAATACTATCTGTAATGGCCCTGCCTGGCACAAACGCAGATTGATTTTCTGAAATAATACCTGGGAGGACAACCTTCATTCTGTTAGCTAGGACCTTTGCAATTAATTTATAGAGCACATTACATAGAGAGATAGGACGGAAGTCTTTCATTTGTACCGGGCTCTCGACTTTAGGGATCAAAACAATAATAGTGTCGTTAAGATTAGGTGGAAACTCTTTTCTTTCGAGATAACCCACACAAGCCTGAACAACCTCAACACCGATAACATCCCAAAATTGTTGGAAGAATCCAGGATTTAAACCATCCGGTCCGGGTGATTTTTCCGGTTGCATTTGGAAAATAGCCATCTTAAATTCTTCATGTGTGAATGGAGCCATGAGAGATAAATTCATGTCAGTCGTGACCGTCGGCGTTAGAACATTGACCGAATCATAAGATGAAGCCGCTGGCACTTCAAACAAAGAGCGAAAAGACCTCCCTGCCACCTGTTTTAGGTCAGCTACATTTTCCACCATTACTCCTTCCTCATTGACAAGTCTGCTGATTCTGTTCTGTTTTTTCCGGGATTTTACACACGCATGGAAGAACTTAGAGTTCTGATCCCCCCCTTGAATCCAGAAGGTCTTTGCCCTCTGTCTCCAGTGCACTGATTCGGCTTCTAAAAGGGTCATCATCTCTCTTTTGGCCTGAAAGAATCGATGAATACTATCTGCATCCTCCTTATCCATCAATCTGCTTATCTGATTTTTGCACACTTCAATTTTCCTACGGAACTGGCGTCTGTATTTTAACCCCCATTGCTCCATACTGCTTGCACAAGCCGCTAGCTTGTCTGAAAAATTCCCCTCCCCGCTAGCCAACCATCCTTCCCGAACCATCTTGCAAAACTGTGGTTCTAAGAGCCACTCCTGTTCAAAATGGAACTGCTTCTTACCTGCACTTGAGTCACCCGAGCCTAGAGTCACCAAAATCGGAAGATGATCCGAGTATGAGGAAACTAGAACCTTTAACTGACACTTCGGAAATCTCGCCTGCCACGATACGGAGCACATAGCCCTGTCAAGCCTCTCACGAACCCAGAATCGAGTACCCCGACTCCTCTCCCAAGTGTACCCACCTCCTAGCAGCGGAAGATCAATAAGGGCCGAGTTAAGAACCGCCTCCTGAAACCTCGTCATCAACTCAGTAGGGTATAAAGCCCCTCCCTTCTTCTCGTTTTGTGATAGAATACAGTTAAAATCGCCACAAACCAGTGTCGGAAGGATCGAGCTATCACAGACCTGCCCGAGTAACTGCCACGATAGATTCTGCAAGTTCCGATTAGCTTGCCCATAAAATCCTACGAACCTCCAATCTCCTCTTCCCCCCTCATGCACTTGCGCCTCTATATGGTGGCTTGAATACGTAGTGACTGAAACCGACGCAGCGTTTCTCCAGAGAAGAGCCAACCCTCCACTTCTTCCTCTACAATCTACTGTAAAAGCCCCTTCGAAACCAAACTTCTTACTTATTACTTCAATACGTTGCTTTGTAACTAAAGTCTCTATCAGAAAGATAATGTCCGGTCTGCTAGTCTTAACTAGCTCCCCGAGTGCCTGAACTTCCCGAGAGTTACCCAACCCCCGGCAGTTCCAACTTAAACACTTCATAGCCCTCGGCGGGCCTGATCTTCAGGACTCGCCTCTACATTAGTCTGGGAGATCTCAGAATCCGCTATTATTGTGGAAACTGCAATCTTCAATGGTTGTATATCTGCACTAGAGTTTGGGGAATTCAGCTTATCAACAATTTTCTGAACTGAAACCGATCCCGACTCTGCCCTCCTCCTCTTCCGATCATCACCCAACTCCAAGCCCTCCTCCTCACTGTCCACAGACATATTATCCACAGTAGTAGATGGTGCCTTTCCCCCGTTGCCCGGGGCGTGACTTGTTGAGATCGGCCCATTAGGACCAAATGCCCCTGGAATATTTTCTTTACCCCTTCGGAACCCTCTCAGACCAGACCCTTCACCTATAAAATCGATCCCCCCGGCTCCCTAAGCCATCTCCCTAAATCCACGTCACTACTCCTTCTCAACGGAGCCTTTAGCCATTCTCCCCAATCCCGCTTTAGCTCCTCTGGTTTGGTGGAGAATTGCTTCTCACAGAACCTGTCTGTATGCCCCAGCAGCCCGCAGATGTAGCAAAAAGTCCCCAAGCGTTCATATTTGAAGTTGATATAGGCCCACTCCTccttccccttcctaatcttttTTGCTCTTTTTAGCGGCTTTCTAACATCGATCAGTACCCGGAGTCTCATGAACTGCCTTCTAAGTCCCATATTGTTATTAACATCGTAGTCCTGGAATTTTCCAACAAAATTCCCTATCTGCTTTCCTACCCCCTCAGACATTGAACCAATTGGCAGGTCGTAAACCTGTACCCAAATGGCGATCTCGAATAAAAGAACCGCTTCTGGGGAAGGCTCGTTCTTCCATTCCGCCAAGACTAGAAGATGATTGTCAAAAGACCAGGGCCCCCCCTCTAATACCCTTGATCGATCAACCTCATGGAAGAATTCAAAAACGAACTGATTTGCCCCAAATTCTGATATTGCTACTCCTCTACCAGGACGCCAAATAGCAAACATCCGAGCTCTCATCGCCGCCACATTAACAGGGCGATCAGTCAGAAATCTTCCAACCAGTGATAACCCAGCGTTTTTTTCCACCGGATTAGAAGAAGGCCCACTCAAA comes from Euphorbia lathyris chromosome 8, ddEupLath1.1, whole genome shotgun sequence and encodes:
- the LOC136203192 gene encoding blue copper protein-like, whose protein sequence is MSKISSILILAIAVAASLVHSTAAKTFVVGDDLGWLVPPGGDLFYATWAAVHIFTVGDVLLFNFTSGVQDVARVSKEAFLKCNSTDFISVTTSGPVNITLNTSGEYFFISTMDKHCFLGQRLAIYVIPGGGPYPAPGPVPVPVPHHRPHMRPDYPMSYSVGDGLGWIVPPGGSLAYMAWAYNKTFIVGDTLVFNFVNGVEDVALVSKDGYESCNTNSTIQKWLTSPTKVLLNASGDYFFTSTYPGHCILGQQLAITVVASGTDSGAPSSSSPVTDGPTAAPPPFTSASSLHLAGFSVNIIIMTLILALF